One stretch of Ipomoea triloba cultivar NCNSP0323 chromosome 8, ASM357664v1 DNA includes these proteins:
- the LOC116026901 gene encoding expansin-A18-like → MPTSRRRLSFAFFMVLVLAAIVDKSVVVATYSSYRTPVSRPSTWKLAHATFYGDESASATSGGACGYGNLFSNGYGGDTAALSTVLFNNGYACGQCFQIRCAESPYCYKASPIATVTATNLCPPNWSEDGNNGGWCNPPRTHFDMSKPAFMKIADWKAGIVPVMFRRVPCARHGGVKFSIQGNGYWLLVYVMNVAGGGDIAGMWVKGSRTGWISMSHNWGASYQAFAALGGQTLSFKLTSYTTHETIVAYNVAPSNWNAGMTYQAAVNFH, encoded by the exons ATGCCTACTTCCCGCCGGAGACTAAGCTTTGCTTTCTTTATGGTACTGGTGTTGGCTGCCATTGTAGATAAATCGGTGGTGGTCGCAACGTATTCTAGTTATCGAACGCCGGTGTCCCGGCCTAGCACTTGGAAGCTTGCTCATGCCACGTTTTATGGAGATGAAAGCGCCTCTGCTACATCTG GGGGTGCATGTGGATATGGGAATTTGTTCAGCAATGGGTACGGAGGAGACACGGCTGCTTTGAGCACAGTACTATTCAACAACGGATATGCTTGCGGGCAGTGCTTCCAAATACGGTGCGCTGAATCGCCGTACTGCTACAAAGCCTCGCCTATCGCCACCGTGACCGCAACCAACCTCTGCCCTCCCAACTGGTCGGAGGACGGCAACAACGGCGGCTGGTGCAACCCACCTCGTACTCACTTCGACATGTCCAAACCCGCCTTTATGAAAATCGCCGACTGGAAGGCCGGCATTGTCCCCGTTATGTTCAGAAG GGTTCCATGTGCCAGGCATGGAGGTGTGAAATTCAGCATCCAAGGGAACGGGTACTGGCTGTTAGTGTACGTGATGAACGTGGCCGGAGGCGGCGACATCGCCGGAATGTGGGTGAAGGGAAGCAGGACAGGGTGGATAAGCATGAGCCACAATTGGGGGGCTTCTTACCAAGCATTTGCAGCCCTTGGTGGCCAAACCCTTTCTTTCAAGCTAACTTCCTACACAACACATGAAACTATTGTAGCCTACAATGTTGCACCATCAAATTGGAATGCTGGAATGACTTACCAGGCCGCCGTCAACTTTCATTAA